A region from the Acidobacteriota bacterium genome encodes:
- a CDS encoding dihydrofolate reductase family protein: MRPLRYSINVTLDGCCDHRAIIPDEDLHRHAVENLNRADALLFGRVTYEMMEAAFRPPVHVETGARPEWMEPFARTIDAAKKYVVSSTLTVDRVDWNAELIRGDMPHGDLETSVQQLKQQPGKGLFLGGVKLPLALAELGLIDEYEFVVHPRLAGHGPTLFTGLSKPIDLKLVSRLEFGSGAVAMRYEPRR; this comes from the coding sequence ATGCGGCCTCTTCGCTATTCCATCAACGTCACCTTGGACGGATGCTGCGATCATCGAGCCATCATCCCGGACGAAGACTTGCATCGCCACGCGGTCGAGAACCTCAATCGGGCCGACGCCCTTCTCTTTGGCCGGGTGACTTACGAAATGATGGAGGCAGCGTTCCGGCCGCCGGTGCATGTAGAAACAGGAGCGAGGCCGGAATGGATGGAACCCTTCGCCCGGACGATCGACGCGGCAAAGAAGTACGTCGTATCGAGCACCCTTACTGTTGACCGGGTCGATTGGAACGCGGAGCTGATTCGCGGGGACATGCCACACGGCGATCTAGAGACGTCCGTTCAGCAGCTCAAGCAGCAGCCGGGTAAGGGACTGTTCCTGGGAGGCGTAAAGCTCCCGCTCGCGTTGGCGGAGCTGGGATTGATCGATGAATACGAATTTGTCGTGCACCCCCGGCTGGCGGGTCACGGGCCGACGCTGTTCACGGGTCTATCGAAGCCGATCGACTTGAAGCTCGTGAGCCGGCTGGAGTTCGGCTCGGGAGCGGTGGCGATGCGGTATGAGCCGAGAAGGTAG
- a CDS encoding sodium/solute symporter (Members of the Solute:Sodium Symporter (SSS), TC 2.A.21 as described in tcdb.org, catalyze solute:Na+ symport. Known solutes for members of the family include sugars, amino acids, nucleosides, inositols, vitamins, urea or anions, depending on the system.), whose protein sequence is MNPIATVTHRNLATLDLVIIGVYFLLVFCIGFYFARKERTSTDYFLASRDIGWFFIGASLFVSNISTEHFIGLSGTGASSGLAVGHFEWLACLILLILGWVFVPFYLRSNVFTMPEFLERRFNRQCAVYLAGISIIAYIFTKISVQLYAASVVLERVAGWSLWKTAIVLVIATGVYTIAGGLAAVIYTDTVQTLILIAGACALTFIGLHRVGGLEHLRTMVPASYFHMIKPASDPNFPWTGIFFGAPILGIWYWCTDQVIVQRVLSARDEGHAKAGTIFAGFLKILPVFMLVLPGIIAFALYPDQVVKPDFAYPTLVLNLLPTGLVGLVMAALLAAVMGAMSSVFNSASTLVTLDFYKKLRPQASEKQLVNFGRIATGFMVVLGLLWVPFIHLISSQLYIYLQSVQAYISPPIASCFVLGILWTRLNGAGAISSLMTGFVLGAFRFVAELLAAQGVQYTGVVAWLVSMNFLHYAIFMFIICSIVLVAVSLMTPAPDRRKLAGLTFATVDDKMDTIPMHGIARKPAPETASERMMNIVFSLALVTTVVGLWIYFR, encoded by the coding sequence ATGAACCCCATCGCGACCGTAACCCATCGCAATCTGGCAACTCTTGATTTAGTAATCATCGGCGTTTACTTCCTGCTTGTCTTTTGCATCGGCTTTTATTTCGCTCGCAAGGAACGCACTTCCACCGACTATTTTCTCGCCAGCCGCGATATCGGATGGTTCTTCATCGGCGCCTCGCTGTTCGTGTCGAACATTTCGACCGAACACTTCATCGGACTCTCGGGCACCGGCGCCTCATCTGGCTTGGCCGTCGGCCACTTCGAATGGTTGGCCTGCCTGATCCTGCTCATCCTCGGGTGGGTGTTCGTTCCGTTCTATTTGCGCTCCAACGTGTTCACGATGCCCGAATTCCTCGAGCGCCGTTTCAATCGCCAATGCGCGGTGTACCTGGCCGGCATTTCGATCATTGCCTACATCTTTACCAAGATTTCAGTGCAACTGTACGCCGCCAGCGTCGTTCTCGAACGCGTCGCGGGATGGTCGCTCTGGAAGACGGCGATCGTGCTCGTGATTGCCACCGGCGTGTATACGATCGCCGGCGGGCTCGCTGCTGTGATCTATACCGACACCGTTCAGACGCTGATCCTGATCGCCGGTGCCTGCGCACTGACTTTCATCGGACTGCACCGCGTCGGTGGACTCGAACATCTGCGCACGATGGTCCCGGCCAGCTATTTCCACATGATCAAGCCGGCGTCTGATCCTAATTTTCCATGGACAGGAATCTTTTTCGGCGCGCCGATTCTCGGCATCTGGTACTGGTGTACCGACCAGGTTATTGTGCAACGCGTACTCTCTGCGCGCGATGAAGGTCACGCTAAAGCAGGCACGATCTTCGCCGGCTTCCTGAAGATTCTGCCGGTATTCATGCTCGTGCTGCCGGGAATTATCGCCTTCGCACTGTATCCCGATCAGGTTGTGAAGCCTGACTTCGCTTATCCGACGCTGGTTCTGAACCTGTTGCCGACCGGTCTGGTTGGACTCGTCATGGCCGCGCTGCTCGCTGCCGTCATGGGAGCGATGAGTTCGGTGTTCAACTCAGCGTCCACACTGGTCACACTCGATTTCTACAAGAAGCTGCGTCCGCAGGCCTCGGAGAAGCAATTGGTGAACTTCGGACGCATCGCGACCGGCTTCATGGTTGTACTCGGGTTGCTCTGGGTGCCGTTCATTCACTTGATCAGCAGCCAGCTCTACATCTATCTGCAAAGCGTACAGGCCTACATCAGCCCGCCGATCGCGTCGTGCTTCGTGCTTGGAATTCTGTGGACTCGCCTGAACGGCGCGGGCGCGATCTCATCGCTGATGACCGGATTCGTGCTCGGAGCATTCCGTTTCGTTGCCGAATTGCTGGCGGCGCAGGGTGTTCAGTACACCGGAGTGGTGGCGTGGCTGGTCTCCATGAACTTCCTGCACTACGCGATTTTCATGTTCATCATCTGCTCGATCGTGTTGGTTGCGGTGAGCTTGATGACGCCGGCGCCGGATCGCCGCAAACTTGCCGGACTCACTTTTGCGACCGTCGACGACAAGATGGACACCATCCCGATGCACGGTATCGCGCGCAAACCCGCTCCGGAGACCGCGAGCGAGCGGATGATGAACATCGTGTTCAGCCTGGCGCTAGTGACGACGGTGGTGGGGCTGTGGATCTACTTCCGGTAG
- a CDS encoding SGNH/GDSL hydrolase family protein produces the protein MFRLRIAVTILLSALFSSFSFAQAPPDSKAAKSLGEWRLSRASILLNDFGELARYRDANAELKTPAAGERRVVFFGDSITDIWPIAKYFPGKPYVNRGIGGQTTPQMLIRFRADVINLQPAAVVVLAGTNDIAGNTGPMSLEQVEANYASLAELARAHNIRVVFSSVLPVHNYTPQSQDPFAQRSPEKIRELNRWLHEYCAANGCVYLDYFSAMVDPAGLLKKELAADGLHPNPDGYAIMAPLAEAAIQKALSTP, from the coding sequence ATGTTCCGTTTGCGAATCGCAGTGACGATCCTGCTGTCAGCTCTTTTTTCTAGTTTTTCTTTTGCGCAGGCGCCGCCGGACTCGAAGGCAGCGAAAAGCCTGGGAGAGTGGAGGCTTTCGAGGGCATCCATCTTGCTGAATGACTTTGGAGAACTCGCTCGCTATCGCGATGCCAATGCCGAGCTAAAGACGCCGGCAGCGGGCGAACGACGCGTGGTTTTTTTCGGCGACTCCATCACCGACATCTGGCCCATCGCCAAGTATTTTCCCGGCAAGCCGTACGTGAACCGCGGGATTGGCGGACAAACAACGCCGCAGATGCTGATCCGGTTCCGCGCCGATGTCATCAATCTCCAACCGGCGGCCGTCGTCGTTCTTGCCGGGACCAATGACATTGCAGGCAATACGGGGCCAATGTCGCTGGAGCAGGTTGAAGCGAACTACGCGTCTCTCGCGGAACTGGCTCGCGCCCACAATATTCGCGTGGTCTTTTCGTCGGTGCTCCCCGTGCACAACTACACGCCGCAATCGCAGGATCCATTTGCCCAGCGCTCGCCGGAGAAGATCCGCGAACTCAATCGTTGGTTGCACGAATATTGCGCCGCAAATGGATGTGTCTATCTCGACTACTTCAGCGCAATGGTCGATCCGGCTGGGTTATTGAAGAAGGAATTGGCGGCTGATGGCTTGCATCCCAACCCCGACGGCTACGCCATCATGGCACCGCTTGCCGAAGCGGCTATTCAGAAGGCGTTGAGTACGCCGTAA